In the Candidatus Lernaella stagnicola genome, one interval contains:
- a CDS encoding alpha/beta fold hydrolase: MRKSRKIALGVVFALVAVLSVVAATAAYMLLHRVEGSYFVSDGIRLHYTEEGEGPPVILLHGFAVNADLNWRLSGISPRLAKEFHVVALDLRGHGLSDKPRTAAAYGMQLVEDVLRLMDLLDIERAHVVGYSLGGFVALKLATTHPERLLSVAVLGAGWENPEASHFLGELDRFAAALQSGKAVGPIAQAFGEDRRPSLVHRTWVKLMTGYLADKDAMVALIGSLTELAVSEAHLRSIQVPICGIVGGEDILRPGAEAMVGRVPKYDLTVIAGADHVRAPTRPEFQETLVAFLRRNKPQK, translated from the coding sequence GTGAGGAAAAGCCGCAAAATCGCTCTTGGCGTCGTCTTCGCGTTGGTCGCTGTGTTGAGTGTCGTGGCCGCCACGGCCGCCTACATGCTTTTGCACCGCGTGGAAGGAAGCTACTTTGTTTCAGACGGCATCCGCCTGCATTACACGGAAGAAGGCGAGGGCCCGCCGGTAATCCTCTTGCACGGCTTCGCAGTCAACGCAGATCTCAATTGGCGGTTGTCCGGTATTTCGCCTCGGCTCGCCAAGGAATTTCACGTGGTTGCCTTGGACTTACGCGGTCACGGCCTGAGCGACAAACCCCGCACCGCCGCCGCCTATGGAATGCAATTAGTCGAAGACGTACTGCGCCTGATGGATTTATTGGATATCGAGCGAGCCCACGTGGTTGGTTATTCTTTGGGCGGTTTTGTCGCGTTGAAGCTGGCTACCACCCATCCCGAGCGTCTGCTTTCGGTCGCGGTGTTGGGCGCTGGCTGGGAGAATCCCGAGGCCAGCCACTTCTTGGGGGAACTGGACCGATTTGCCGCGGCTCTCCAGTCCGGAAAGGCGGTGGGGCCGATCGCCCAGGCCTTCGGCGAAGACCGCCGGCCGAGCTTGGTCCATCGAACCTGGGTGAAACTGATGACCGGCTACCTGGCCGATAAAGACGCGATGGTGGCGTTGATCGGCAGTTTGACGGAGCTGGCCGTAAGCGAAGCGCACTTGCGGAGCATCCAAGTGCCCATATGCGGCATCGTCGGGGGAGAAGACATCCTGCGCCCCGGCGCCGAAGCGATGGTTGGGCGGGTACCCAAATATGATTTGACGGTTATCGCCGGCGCCGACCACGTCCGTGCCCCAACCCGGCCGGAGTTTCAGGAAACCCTGGTCGCATTTTTGCGTCGAAACAAACCCCAAAAATAG